A single genomic interval of Lewinellaceae bacterium harbors:
- a CDS encoding DNA translocase FtsK: MAAQKRKKKGQLSLKLGLNDERVPKLVGILSLFLSIYLFIAFTSYLFTWKVDQDRVLRFSWGLLLESEMEMANWLGRLGAIVSNMFFYWGFGLPSYFFIAMLVVAGMALIRRQPLRLHWPRFRLWLLIMVVLSVFLEFVAGGSAFPWGGAFGEAASSWLLSFVGTAGMIILLLFLLLGVVVWNVNPNFNEMTPQGAVRNSIQYINDWLTGRLPVQRRQPGEQDKGLSTLRPGERNGGEDDLADESPQPSPGNGKKQLAFDLPDDVSRQKPESLKVGDAELEIETVSGEVVPSEASPGPGIGSPTGPKLAFQEENQDHSEPYDPTLELSSYEFPVTSLLKDYSDQRMEIDRAELEANKDQIIETLLNYKIEITKIRATIGPTVTLYEIIPAPGVRISKIKNLEDDIALSLAALGIRIIAPIPGRGTIGIEVPNKNPQVVSMKEVLQSEKFKRAKMDLPIALGKTISNEVFVADLAKMPHLLVAGATGQGKSVGVNAIIMSLLYKKHPSQVKLVLVDPKKVELFPYSKLEHHFLAFLPGQDEPITTETNRVIHTLNSLCIEMDQRYNLLKKAAARNIREYNEKFVQRRLNPHKGHRFLPFIVLVIDEFADMIMTAGKEVELPIGRLAQLARAVGIHLIIATQRPSVNIITGVIKANFPARIAYKVSSKVDSRTILDGGGADQLIGRGDMLLSVGGETIRVQGAFVDTPEVEEVVNFIANQRGYPEPFFLPEFHGDDEEIQGAQGLTYAELDEMFEDAARLIVQNQHGSTSMIQRRLKLGYNRAGRIMDQLEALGVVGPSEGSKAREVLIYDEIELEKYLVDIRSRK; encoded by the coding sequence ATGGCTGCACAAAAGCGAAAGAAAAAGGGGCAATTGAGCCTCAAACTCGGCCTTAACGATGAACGGGTACCCAAATTAGTTGGCATACTCAGCCTGTTCCTGTCCATTTATTTGTTCATTGCTTTCACTTCCTATCTGTTTACCTGGAAAGTTGACCAGGACCGGGTGCTGCGGTTCTCCTGGGGGTTGCTTCTGGAAAGCGAAATGGAAATGGCCAACTGGCTGGGCCGTTTGGGGGCTATCGTCTCCAACATGTTTTTCTATTGGGGCTTCGGCCTGCCTTCCTATTTTTTCATCGCCATGCTCGTCGTGGCCGGAATGGCGCTGATCCGGCGGCAGCCTCTGCGCCTGCACTGGCCCCGGTTCCGGTTGTGGTTGTTGATCATGGTGGTGTTGTCCGTTTTTCTGGAATTCGTTGCCGGAGGATCCGCTTTTCCCTGGGGAGGCGCCTTCGGCGAAGCGGCCAGCAGCTGGCTGCTCAGCTTTGTCGGAACTGCCGGAATGATCATTCTTCTGTTGTTCCTGCTGTTGGGGGTGGTGGTTTGGAACGTCAACCCCAATTTCAACGAGATGACCCCACAGGGAGCGGTCAGGAACTCCATACAATACATCAATGACTGGCTCACCGGCCGCCTCCCGGTTCAGCGCCGCCAGCCGGGCGAGCAGGATAAGGGGCTGTCCACTCTACGCCCGGGAGAGCGAAACGGTGGGGAGGACGACCTTGCCGATGAAAGCCCTCAGCCTTCTCCCGGAAACGGAAAAAAACAGCTCGCCTTTGACCTCCCCGACGATGTCAGCCGCCAGAAACCGGAGTCTCTCAAAGTTGGGGATGCAGAACTGGAGATCGAAACGGTATCCGGAGAGGTGGTTCCTTCAGAAGCCAGCCCCGGGCCCGGCATTGGCAGCCCGACCGGCCCCAAATTGGCCTTCCAGGAAGAAAACCAGGACCACAGCGAACCGTATGATCCTACACTGGAACTCTCGTCCTACGAATTTCCGGTGACTTCCCTGCTCAAAGATTACTCCGACCAACGGATGGAGATCGACCGCGCAGAACTGGAGGCCAACAAGGATCAGATCATCGAAACGCTGCTCAATTATAAGATCGAGATCACCAAAATCCGGGCTACGATCGGCCCCACCGTCACGCTGTATGAGATCATTCCTGCGCCCGGGGTGCGCATTTCCAAGATCAAAAACCTGGAGGATGACATCGCCCTGAGCCTCGCTGCGTTGGGCATACGGATCATCGCTCCCATTCCCGGCCGCGGAACCATAGGCATTGAAGTGCCCAATAAGAACCCGCAGGTCGTCTCCATGAAGGAGGTGTTGCAATCGGAAAAATTCAAGCGCGCCAAGATGGACCTGCCGATTGCCCTGGGGAAGACCATTTCCAATGAGGTCTTTGTAGCCGACCTGGCAAAAATGCCCCACCTGCTTGTGGCCGGAGCCACCGGGCAGGGGAAGTCGGTGGGGGTCAACGCCATCATCATGTCGTTGTTGTACAAAAAGCACCCTTCCCAGGTGAAATTGGTGCTGGTAGACCCCAAAAAGGTGGAACTCTTTCCCTACAGCAAGCTGGAACATCACTTCCTGGCATTCCTGCCCGGCCAGGATGAGCCCATCACTACTGAGACCAACCGCGTGATCCATACGCTCAACTCGCTGTGTATCGAAATGGATCAGCGGTATAACCTGCTCAAAAAGGCGGCCGCCCGCAACATCCGGGAGTACAACGAAAAATTCGTCCAGCGCCGCCTCAACCCCCATAAAGGCCACCGCTTCCTCCCCTTTATCGTGCTGGTCATCGATGAATTTGCCGACATGATCATGACGGCAGGCAAAGAGGTGGAATTGCCCATCGGGCGATTGGCCCAGCTGGCCCGCGCAGTGGGCATTCACCTGATCATAGCCACCCAGCGCCCTTCCGTCAATATCATCACCGGCGTGATCAAGGCCAACTTCCCGGCCCGGATTGCTTATAAAGTGAGTTCGAAAGTGGATTCCCGGACCATCCTGGATGGCGGCGGCGCCGACCAGCTCATTGGCCGGGGCGATATGCTTTTATCCGTCGGCGGGGAGACCATAAGAGTTCAGGGCGCCTTCGTAGATACTCCGGAGGTGGAGGAGGTGGTCAATTTTATTGCCAACCAAAGAGGATACCCCGAACCTTTCTTCCTTCCGGAATTCCACGGAGACGATGAAGAGATACAGGGGGCTCAGGGCCTCACTTATGCCGAACTGGATGAAATGTTCGAAGATGCCGCCCGGCTCATCGTGCAAAACCAGCATGGCTCCACTTCTATGATCCAGCGGCGCCTCAAATTGGGGTACAACCGCGCTGGCCGCATCATGGATCAATTGGAAGCTCTCGGGGTTGTCGGCCCGAGTGAAGGCAGCAAGGCCCGGGAGGTGCTCATCTACGACGAGATCGAACTGGAGAAATACCTCGTGGATATTCGCAGCAGGAAGTAG
- a CDS encoding cupin-like domain-containing protein, which yields MLSFKAVDRRRGLTREHFTREFLEPRTPVILVDLMDHWPAKTKWTMEFFKENYGHLLVPVFSDNVSKPGKKYMAPDKVIPFRDFLEAIEQGPTNLRMFLFNIFKHVPELCNDFSMPAIMDGFIRDFPFMFFGGQSSKVALHYDIDLSHVFLNQFHGRKRVVLFPPQQSKFIYQHPFTVASYIDVNHPDYEQFPALRNVHGYEAILQPGETLFMPSGYWHYIEYLDGGYSISLRANESYVRRARGLWNIAKHYMVDKSMNRLMGQEWRRLKEEMARRRATLAE from the coding sequence ATGCTGTCCTTCAAAGCAGTCGATAGGAGAAGAGGGCTTACGCGGGAACACTTCACCCGGGAATTTTTGGAGCCCCGAACGCCTGTCATCCTGGTTGACCTGATGGACCACTGGCCCGCAAAAACGAAGTGGACCATGGAGTTCTTTAAGGAAAACTACGGCCATCTGCTGGTGCCGGTGTTTTCTGACAATGTCTCCAAACCGGGCAAAAAATACATGGCGCCCGATAAAGTGATCCCCTTTCGGGATTTTCTGGAAGCCATAGAGCAGGGGCCCACCAACCTGAGGATGTTTCTTTTCAACATCTTCAAACACGTGCCCGAACTTTGCAACGATTTTAGCATGCCGGCTATTATGGACGGGTTCATCCGCGATTTCCCGTTCATGTTCTTCGGAGGGCAAAGCTCGAAAGTAGCGCTTCATTACGATATCGACCTCTCCCATGTCTTTCTCAACCAGTTCCATGGCCGCAAACGGGTTGTGCTCTTCCCTCCGCAGCAGTCCAAATTCATCTATCAGCACCCCTTTACGGTTGCCAGCTACATCGATGTCAACCACCCCGATTATGAACAGTTCCCCGCACTTCGCAACGTGCACGGCTACGAAGCCATCCTGCAGCCAGGAGAAACCCTCTTCATGCCCAGCGGGTACTGGCATTATATTGAATATTTGGATGGGGGATACTCCATTTCGCTGCGCGCCAACGAATCCTACGTCCGCCGTGCCCGCGGCTTGTGGAATATCGCCAAGCACTATATGGTCGATAAAAGCATGAACCGCCTCATGGGCCAGGAATGGCGGCGCCTGAAAGAGGAAATGGCCCGGCGAAGGGCGACCCTGGCGGAATAA
- a CDS encoding SAM-dependent chlorinase/fluorinase, with protein sequence MPIVTLTTDFGWRDHYPAMIKGAMLCEHPQLTIVDITHSIKNYDIVQAAFLFRNTWRSFPKGTIHLISVNDYYAPRTRFLATTWEGHYFIAPDNGLFSLVFEEELPPHFYELDYDEGSPFPLKDIYSQAVGYLAQGKPLIEIGLPAQDIERRITLQPVIGHSQIRGSIIYVDNYDNAISNVSRGLFDKVGAGRSFKLYFKRHSPIKRLSKDYHDLPVGEPLCLFNTAGYLEIAVNMGRACTLFGLKEEETIQIDFHS encoded by the coding sequence ATGCCCATTGTAACCCTTACCACAGATTTCGGATGGAGGGACCACTATCCGGCGATGATCAAAGGAGCTATGCTGTGCGAGCACCCTCAGCTCACTATTGTGGATATTACCCACAGCATAAAAAATTACGACATCGTCCAGGCTGCCTTTTTGTTCAGGAATACCTGGCGGAGCTTCCCCAAAGGAACCATTCACCTCATTAGCGTCAATGATTACTATGCGCCCCGTACTAGGTTCCTGGCCACTACCTGGGAAGGGCATTATTTCATTGCTCCGGACAATGGCCTGTTCAGCCTTGTCTTTGAAGAAGAACTGCCCCCTCATTTCTATGAGCTGGATTATGACGAAGGCAGCCCTTTTCCGCTTAAGGACATTTATTCGCAGGCGGTGGGTTACCTGGCTCAAGGGAAGCCGCTGATCGAAATCGGCCTGCCGGCGCAGGACATTGAGCGGCGCATCACCCTGCAACCCGTCATCGGCCATTCTCAGATCAGGGGCTCCATCATCTACGTGGATAATTATGACAATGCCATTTCCAATGTCAGCAGGGGACTCTTTGACAAAGTCGGGGCGGGGCGTTCTTTTAAACTGTACTTTAAACGCCATTCGCCCATTAAGCGCCTGAGCAAAGACTACCACGACCTGCCTGTGGGCGAACCCCTTTGCCTTTTCAATACGGCAGGTTATCTGGAAATTGCCGTTAACATGGGCAGGGCGTGCACCCTCTTTGGGCTCAAGGAAGAGGAAACCATCCAAATCGATTTTCATTCATGA
- the ssb gene encoding single-stranded DNA-binding protein encodes MRNIKNSITLIGHLGNDPQLVQTRNGHTLANISLATHDYYRNQNGEKVTSTEWHRCVAWGKLAETMGSICKKGKEVAIRGKLTYNSYEDKNGIRRKMSQIVIDEFVLLSRKNEGE; translated from the coding sequence ATGCGAAACATTAAAAACAGCATCACACTGATCGGGCACCTGGGCAATGACCCCCAACTCGTCCAAACCAGGAATGGCCACACCCTGGCCAATATTTCCCTGGCCACCCACGACTACTACCGCAACCAAAATGGAGAGAAAGTCACCAGCACCGAATGGCACCGCTGCGTCGCCTGGGGAAAGCTAGCCGAAACCATGGGTTCGATCTGCAAAAAGGGCAAAGAAGTGGCCATTCGAGGCAAGCTGACTTACAATAGCTACGAAGACAAAAACGGCATCCGCCGAAAAATGTCCCAGATCGTAATCGACGAATTTGTGTTGTTGAGCCGGAAAAATGAGGGCGAATAG
- a CDS encoding aminotransferase class V-fold PLP-dependent enzyme: MLITSSQLERFRRDTPGVQERIHFNNAGAALPPEVVLQAIQQHLALEARIGGYEAAIAARREAAGFYRAAGQLLNAPAKNIAFAASATEAYNKALSSIDFQAGDVILTTEDDYVSNQIAFLQLEKRQGVRLLRTSTRPEGGFDAGSMEELIRKHHPKLVAVTHIPTNSGLVQDVAAAGQLCRQYGALYLLDACQSAGQMPLDASRLHCDFLSATFRKFLRGPRGAGFLYVSDRALEMGLAPLFLDLHSADWAEAGRYEPKSDARRFETWERSYALLLGSKAAAEYALEIGLEAIQERTFRLASLLREQLSGVPQLQVLDRGAALCGIVTAHASGWKPLPLKLALEQKGVNASVSGRSSAVIDFARKGVGWALRLSPHYYNTEEEVRLAVQHLREVLVNNPFDHE, from the coding sequence ATGCTTATTACAAGCAGCCAATTAGAGCGATTCCGCCGCGATACGCCCGGCGTTCAAGAACGCATACATTTTAACAATGCCGGCGCGGCGTTGCCCCCCGAAGTGGTGCTGCAGGCTATACAACAGCATCTGGCGCTGGAGGCCCGCATCGGAGGCTACGAGGCGGCCATTGCCGCCCGCCGGGAGGCAGCCGGATTTTACCGGGCTGCCGGCCAACTGCTGAACGCTCCAGCGAAGAACATTGCTTTTGCCGCCAGCGCTACAGAAGCCTACAACAAGGCCTTGTCGTCCATTGATTTTCAGGCCGGCGATGTCATCCTGACGACCGAAGACGACTACGTTTCCAACCAGATCGCCTTCCTGCAATTGGAGAAAAGGCAGGGCGTGCGGCTGTTGCGCACGAGCACCCGCCCGGAAGGGGGATTTGATGCCGGTTCTATGGAGGAACTCATCAGGAAACACCATCCCAAACTGGTGGCTGTCACCCATATCCCCACCAATTCGGGCCTGGTGCAGGACGTGGCCGCCGCCGGGCAGCTCTGCCGGCAGTACGGGGCCCTTTACCTCCTCGATGCCTGCCAGTCGGCAGGCCAGATGCCGCTGGATGCAAGCCGCCTGCATTGCGATTTTCTCAGCGCTACTTTCCGAAAGTTTCTCCGCGGGCCACGCGGCGCCGGCTTCCTCTATGTTTCCGACAGGGCGTTGGAAATGGGCCTGGCCCCGCTCTTCCTCGACCTGCACAGCGCCGACTGGGCGGAAGCGGGCCGCTATGAACCAAAATCCGATGCCCGCCGCTTCGAGACCTGGGAGCGATCCTACGCTTTGCTCCTGGGCAGCAAAGCGGCTGCAGAATACGCCCTGGAGATCGGGCTGGAGGCCATACAGGAACGCACCTTCCGGCTGGCGAGCCTGTTGCGCGAACAACTGTCGGGCGTACCGCAGTTACAGGTGCTCGACCGGGGAGCTGCGCTCTGCGGCATCGTCACGGCCCATGCCAGCGGCTGGAAGCCCCTGCCGCTCAAATTGGCGCTGGAGCAAAAAGGCGTCAACGCTTCCGTCTCCGGCCGCAGCTCCGCCGTGATCGACTTCGCCCGCAAAGGGGTAGGCTGGGCGCTGCGCCTGTCGCCGCATTATTACAATACAGAAGAGGAGGTTAGGTTGGCCGTTCAACACCTGAGAGAAGTGCTGGTTAACAATCCTTTTGATCATGAATGA
- a CDS encoding PhoH family protein — protein MSEIILTVDGVDLVELYGENNVKLNLLRKAFPEVVMTSRGSSLKLVGDKKHAQKAKSKFELMVRLLKEHDELPLQMVQDLMVGNNPFESKLGSGSRGNKTILYGRNGKQIKAKTRNQKRLIEASEDNDIVFAVGPAGTGKTYTAVALAVKALKNRMVKKIILTRPAVEAGESLGFLPGDLKEKIDPYLRPLYDALDDMLPAEKLQQFMSTRVIEIAPLAFMRGRTLDNAFIILDEAQNCSTMQLKMFLTRLGPSAQCIITGDLSQVDLPFHQKSGLRRAIDLLEHLDGIEAIYLDAEDVVRHRLVKEIIRAYERSDENMRRRRNGREEEEGPEKNMENGSTPEAPALPFFAQEKEEEE, from the coding sequence TTGAGTGAGATCATTCTGACCGTTGACGGGGTTGACCTCGTTGAATTGTACGGAGAAAATAATGTCAAATTAAACCTCCTGCGCAAGGCATTCCCGGAAGTCGTCATGACTTCCCGGGGCAGCAGCCTCAAGCTTGTCGGCGATAAAAAGCACGCCCAAAAGGCAAAGTCAAAGTTCGAGTTGATGGTTCGCCTGCTCAAGGAGCACGACGAGCTTCCTCTGCAGATGGTACAAGACCTCATGGTGGGCAACAACCCCTTTGAGTCCAAACTGGGCAGCGGCAGCCGGGGGAACAAAACGATTCTCTACGGCCGCAATGGCAAACAGATCAAAGCCAAGACCCGCAACCAAAAACGGCTGATCGAAGCTTCGGAAGACAATGACATCGTTTTTGCTGTTGGCCCCGCCGGCACCGGGAAGACTTACACCGCTGTAGCCCTGGCGGTGAAGGCCCTGAAAAACCGCATGGTCAAAAAGATCATCCTGACCCGGCCGGCAGTAGAAGCAGGCGAAAGCCTCGGTTTTCTGCCAGGCGACCTCAAGGAAAAGATCGACCCTTACCTGCGCCCTCTTTACGATGCCCTGGACGACATGCTTCCGGCGGAAAAACTCCAGCAGTTCATGTCTACCCGCGTGATTGAGATTGCCCCTTTGGCCTTTATGAGAGGGCGCACGCTCGATAATGCTTTTATCATTCTGGATGAAGCGCAGAACTGCTCGACTATGCAGCTGAAGATGTTCCTGACCCGCCTCGGCCCCTCCGCCCAGTGCATCATCACCGGCGACCTTTCGCAGGTTGACCTGCCGTTCCACCAAAAGTCGGGCCTGCGCCGCGCCATCGACCTGCTCGAACACCTCGACGGCATCGAAGCCATATACCTCGATGCTGAAGACGTGGTGCGCCACCGCCTGGTAAAGGAGATTATCCGCGCCTACGAGCGGTCAGACGAAAATATGCGTCGCCGGAGAAATGGCCGGGAAGAGGAAGAAGGCCCGGAAAAAAACATGGAAAATGGCAGCACGCCCGAGGCGCCTGCCCTTCCATTTTTTGCACAGGAAAAAGAGGAGGAAGAATAA
- a CDS encoding 3-phosphoshikimate 1-carboxyvinyltransferase yields the protein MAHTLHFQGRRLQGEITLAGSKSISNRVLIIRALCEENFSVQSLATARDTELLLQLLESKEETRDAGAAGTTFRFMTAFLSRQPGTQVLTGTERMKNRPIGVLVDALRQLGAEISYLEKEGYPPLRIGAASNFGHSTRLSIPASTSSQYISALLLIAPTLPGGLSLHLQGKVVSRPYIEMTLKLMQYFGAGHNWQGDTIHIHPQKYLPRPFLVEADWSAASYYYAMAAFAGEAHLQLNGLFENSVQGDAVLAEMMRAFGVETTFNETGILLAKPSSTLPAPFEWDFLLCPDLAQTLAVVCCGLGARGVFTGLDTLRIKETDRIAALQAELAKVRCRLEPLAPEKAPRPERLYFQTQGKARVEGTPSFATYEDHRMAMAFAPLAMLGPIRIEDPRVVAKSYPAFWEDLRKVGFEIE from the coding sequence ATGGCCCATACGCTGCATTTCCAAGGCCGGCGCCTCCAGGGAGAGATCACCCTTGCCGGCTCCAAGAGCATTTCCAACAGGGTTTTGATTATCCGGGCCCTCTGCGAAGAAAATTTTTCGGTTCAGTCTCTGGCCACCGCCAGAGATACCGAGCTCCTGCTCCAACTGTTGGAAAGCAAAGAGGAAACCCGCGATGCCGGCGCCGCCGGAACCACCTTCCGCTTTATGACGGCTTTTCTTTCTCGTCAGCCGGGAACACAAGTGCTCACCGGCACCGAGCGGATGAAGAACCGGCCCATAGGCGTGCTCGTCGATGCTCTTCGCCAACTGGGCGCGGAGATCAGCTACCTCGAAAAAGAAGGCTACCCGCCCCTGCGCATTGGCGCGGCTTCTAACTTTGGGCATTCCACCAGGCTCTCTATTCCTGCCAGTACCAGCAGCCAGTACATTTCCGCCTTATTGCTCATTGCCCCTACCCTGCCCGGGGGGTTATCTCTGCATTTGCAGGGCAAGGTGGTTTCCCGCCCTTACATCGAGATGACGCTCAAGCTGATGCAGTACTTCGGCGCAGGACACAACTGGCAGGGAGACACCATCCACATCCATCCCCAAAAATACCTGCCCCGCCCTTTCCTGGTAGAGGCCGACTGGTCGGCGGCATCTTATTACTATGCTATGGCTGCCTTCGCCGGAGAAGCCCACTTGCAACTCAATGGCTTGTTTGAAAACAGCGTGCAGGGAGACGCCGTGCTGGCGGAAATGATGAGGGCTTTTGGCGTCGAAACCACCTTCAACGAAACGGGCATACTGCTGGCCAAACCCTCCTCCACTCTGCCCGCCCCTTTTGAATGGGACTTCCTTCTTTGCCCCGACCTGGCGCAAACCCTGGCGGTGGTTTGCTGCGGGCTGGGCGCCCGGGGCGTGTTTACCGGACTGGATACCTTACGGATTAAAGAAACGGACCGAATCGCCGCCCTGCAGGCAGAACTGGCAAAAGTACGCTGCCGCCTGGAGCCATTAGCCCCGGAGAAAGCGCCCCGCCCGGAGCGCCTGTATTTCCAAACCCAGGGCAAGGCTCGGGTGGAAGGCACTCCCTCCTTTGCCACCTATGAAGACCACCGCATGGCCATGGCTTTTGCGCCACTGGCGATGCTGGGGCCCATTCGAATAGAAGACCCCAGGGTAGTGGCAAAGTCGTATCCAGCCTTTTGGGAAGACCTCAGGAAGGTTGGTTTTGAAATCGAATAG
- a CDS encoding OmpA family protein, which produces MRKRSPLLFLLVMASCSFALSQGDAIYLTNPSFEDMPRHSKEPVGWYDCGGDRFPGESPPDVQPSGEFSVTKPANHGSTYLGMVVRDNDTWEAVSQKLSRPLKRGQCYEFSIDLARSELYISLSRANNEQANYITPAKLRIWGGFGHCDKQFLLDESGMVGKYQWMKYNFKFEPIADFSYITLEAFYETPTLFPYNGNILVDNASPIQPIPCNEPVPEDPVSAEPRQPNIAKAEPPKPAAPAPKPQKPPVAQATPKAPAPKAEPEKTIAGVKRSEMAKGLSIRLDRLYFEADSSGIDKESFNFLDEVYDFLEVNNDVVIEIGGHTNGLPPDDYCDRLSTARAKAVADYLASKGISRKRLQYKGYGKREPVASNKTPYGRRKNQRVEIKILEMGDGDG; this is translated from the coding sequence ATGAGGAAACGAAGTCCGTTGCTATTTCTCCTGGTTATGGCCAGTTGTTCTTTCGCCCTTAGCCAGGGAGATGCTATCTACCTGACCAACCCATCTTTTGAAGACATGCCCCGGCACAGTAAAGAGCCGGTAGGCTGGTACGACTGCGGAGGGGATCGCTTTCCGGGAGAGTCCCCTCCAGATGTTCAGCCCAGCGGTGAATTCAGCGTCACCAAACCTGCCAATCACGGTTCTACTTACCTGGGGATGGTCGTAAGGGACAACGATACCTGGGAAGCCGTCTCTCAAAAACTCAGCCGCCCCCTTAAAAGAGGGCAGTGTTATGAGTTCAGTATCGACCTGGCGCGCTCTGAGCTATACATCAGCCTGAGCCGCGCCAACAACGAACAGGCCAACTACATTACCCCTGCGAAGCTGCGGATATGGGGCGGCTTCGGCCATTGCGACAAGCAATTTTTACTCGACGAATCCGGCATGGTCGGCAAGTACCAATGGATGAAGTACAACTTCAAGTTTGAACCCATAGCGGATTTCTCTTACATCACTTTAGAAGCTTTTTACGAAACGCCTACCTTGTTTCCTTACAACGGCAACATCCTGGTGGACAATGCTTCGCCCATCCAGCCCATCCCCTGCAACGAACCGGTGCCGGAAGATCCGGTTTCCGCCGAACCCAGGCAACCGAATATAGCTAAAGCAGAGCCTCCCAAACCTGCTGCTCCCGCGCCGAAGCCCCAGAAACCGCCAGTTGCCCAGGCGACGCCAAAGGCGCCGGCTCCCAAAGCCGAACCGGAAAAAACCATTGCCGGGGTGAAACGCTCTGAGATGGCCAAGGGCCTGTCCATTCGGCTGGATAGGCTTTATTTCGAAGCGGATAGCTCCGGGATAGACAAAGAGTCGTTTAATTTCCTGGACGAGGTGTACGATTTTCTCGAAGTCAACAACGATGTGGTTATCGAGATCGGCGGCCACACCAACGGCCTGCCTCCCGATGATTACTGCGACCGGTTGTCCACCGCCCGGGCTAAGGCAGTAGCCGATTATCTGGCGTCCAAGGGTATTTCCCGGAAACGGCTGCAATACAAAGGTTATGGAAAGCGGGAGCCTGTTGCCTCCAACAAGACGCCCTACGGACGGAGGAAGAACCAGCGCGTGGAGATCAAAATCCTGGAAATGGGCGATGGGGATGGGTAA
- a CDS encoding acyl-CoA dehydrogenase family protein, whose protein sequence is MDSNNNGAHSAIAKKTKEDPFQGHDYYLIDELLDDDHLLARDAVRTWVKQEVSPVIEAYAERAECPVHLFKGLAEIGAFGPSLPLEYGGGGMDEMAYGVIMQELERGDSGIRSMASVQGSLVMYPIFKYGSEEQKRKYLPKLGAGELIGCFGLTEPDHGSNPSGMVTRVKDDGDAYILNGAKMWITNAPVADIAVVWAKNEEGKILGMVVEKDMKGYSAPEIHGKWSLRASVTGELVFEDVRVPKKNVFPEVRGLRGPLSCLSKARYGIAWGAIGAAMDCYDSALRYSQERHQFDKPIGQFQLTQKKLAEMITEITKAQLLAWRLGQLANQGKATPAQISMAKRNNVAMALEIAREARQIHGGMGITGEYPIMRHMMNLESVITYEGTHDIHLLITGMDVTGFNAFS, encoded by the coding sequence ATGGATAGCAACAACAACGGCGCCCACAGCGCCATCGCAAAGAAAACTAAAGAAGACCCCTTTCAGGGGCATGATTACTACCTCATCGACGAACTGCTCGATGACGACCACCTCCTGGCCCGCGATGCCGTGCGCACTTGGGTCAAGCAGGAAGTGAGCCCGGTCATTGAAGCGTATGCCGAACGTGCCGAGTGCCCTGTCCACCTGTTTAAAGGGCTGGCGGAGATCGGCGCTTTTGGCCCCAGCCTGCCGCTGGAATACGGAGGCGGAGGCATGGACGAGATGGCTTATGGCGTGATCATGCAGGAACTGGAGCGCGGGGATTCCGGCATTCGCTCCATGGCTTCCGTGCAGGGTTCGCTGGTGATGTACCCGATCTTTAAATACGGGTCGGAAGAGCAGAAGCGCAAATACCTGCCCAAGCTTGGCGCGGGAGAACTGATCGGCTGTTTCGGCCTGACCGAGCCCGACCACGGCTCCAACCCCAGCGGAATGGTTACCCGCGTCAAAGACGATGGAGACGCCTACATCCTCAACGGCGCCAAAATGTGGATTACGAACGCTCCGGTAGCCGATATTGCCGTAGTGTGGGCAAAGAATGAAGAAGGCAAAATACTGGGCATGGTTGTAGAAAAGGACATGAAAGGGTACTCCGCCCCGGAAATCCACGGCAAATGGTCGTTGCGCGCTTCCGTCACCGGAGAGCTGGTCTTCGAGGACGTGCGGGTGCCCAAGAAAAACGTATTTCCGGAGGTTCGGGGCTTGCGCGGCCCCTTGTCCTGCTTGTCTAAGGCCCGTTACGGCATTGCCTGGGGAGCTATAGGCGCCGCTATGGATTGCTACGATTCCGCTCTGCGCTATTCACAGGAACGCCACCAGTTCGACAAGCCGATCGGGCAGTTTCAGCTCACTCAAAAGAAGCTCGCTGAAATGATTACCGAGATAACCAAAGCCCAGCTGTTGGCCTGGCGCCTCGGGCAACTGGCCAACCAGGGCAAAGCCACGCCCGCCCAGATTTCAATGGCCAAACGCAATAACGTTGCGATGGCGCTGGAAATCGCCCGCGAAGCGCGGCAAATCCATGGCGGCATGGGCATCACCGGCGAATACCCCATTATGCGGCACATGATGAACCTGGAATCGGTGATAACTTATGAAGGCACCCATGACATTCACTTGCTGATCACCGGCATGGATGTTACGGGTTTCAATGCCTTTAGCTGA